One window from the genome of Methanomicrobia archaeon encodes:
- a CDS encoding ArsR family transcriptional regulator, translated as MEREDTLLKEAHILLHPLRYRMAALLAERPLNLQELIDTLGEDRRLISYHLLILEEHGFVTGTFGLDRSEQRKSSSVSVAYGVTEKGRISYQFLMLEAEGVVGDKTGRPLPPVLKGCIAREYQTTGKADGVLAELKGILSVIRSSALRR; from the coding sequence ATGGAACGTGAGGACACCTTACTCAAGGAGGCGCACATTCTGTTACATCCCCTCCGGTATCGGATGGCCGCGCTACTCGCAGAGCGGCCTCTGAACCTGCAGGAGCTCATTGACACGCTGGGCGAAGACCGCCGCCTGATCTCCTATCATCTCCTCATTCTGGAGGAGCACGGCTTCGTTACCGGAACCTTTGGGCTCGATCGCTCCGAACAGAGGAAATCGAGTAGCGTGAGTGTAGCATATGGGGTCACCGAGAAGGGGCGCATCTCCTATCAATTCCTCATGCTCGAAGCGGAAGGCGTCGTCGGTGACAAGACCGGACGGCCGTTACCGCCCGTGCTGAAAGGGTGCATTGCACGAGAATACCAGACGACAGGGAAAGCAGATGGTGTGCTCGCGGAGCTCAAGGGAATCCTCTCAGTCATCCGTAGCTCTGCTTTGAGAAGATGA